A region from the Pseudonocardia petroleophila genome encodes:
- a CDS encoding glycosyltransferase family 4 protein, with the protein MRVAIVSECFLPVVNGVTNSVLRVVEHLTAAGHDVLVIAPGTGGPAEYRGAPVVRVPSLDLPVVNSMPVGVPSRRILTALRAFRPDVVHLAAPFVVGYRGLNAARRLGIPTVAVYQTDVAGFASSYGLGLTARAAWRWTCRLHGQADRTLAPSSWATEALRARGVPRVHQWARGVDTRRFTPSKRDAAIRAELAPGGELLVGYVGRLAPEKQVERLVALDGLPGTRLVVVGEGPSQERLRAALPGAAFLGFRGGDELARIYASLDVFVHTGPSETFCQAVQEALASGLPVVAPDAGGPRDLVLPGRTGYLVPPRPDHADVDDPASVAADARLRAAVQALTDDALRRRFGASARKSVLRRTWSTVGDELLAHYHDVIGLSAAPRAAA; encoded by the coding sequence GTGCGAGTCGCGATCGTGTCCGAGTGCTTCCTGCCCGTCGTCAACGGCGTCACCAACTCGGTGCTGCGGGTGGTGGAGCACCTCACCGCGGCCGGCCACGACGTCCTGGTGATCGCCCCCGGCACCGGCGGGCCCGCCGAGTACCGCGGCGCACCGGTCGTCCGCGTCCCGTCGCTGGACCTGCCGGTCGTCAACTCGATGCCGGTGGGCGTCCCGAGCCGGCGGATCCTCACGGCGCTGCGCGCGTTCCGCCCCGACGTCGTGCACCTCGCGGCCCCGTTCGTCGTCGGCTACCGGGGCCTCAACGCCGCGCGCCGCCTCGGGATCCCGACCGTCGCGGTGTACCAGACCGACGTCGCCGGCTTCGCCTCCTCCTACGGCCTCGGGCTGACGGCGCGCGCCGCGTGGCGCTGGACCTGCCGGCTGCACGGCCAGGCCGACCGCACGCTGGCCCCGTCGAGCTGGGCGACCGAGGCGCTGCGGGCGCGCGGGGTGCCGCGGGTGCACCAGTGGGCGCGCGGCGTCGACACCCGCCGGTTCACCCCCTCCAAGCGCGACGCCGCGATCCGTGCCGAGCTCGCCCCGGGCGGGGAGCTGCTGGTCGGCTACGTCGGACGGCTCGCCCCGGAGAAGCAGGTGGAGCGGCTGGTCGCGCTGGACGGGCTTCCGGGCACGCGGCTCGTCGTGGTCGGGGAGGGGCCGAGCCAGGAGCGGCTGCGCGCGGCCCTGCCCGGCGCGGCGTTCCTCGGCTTCCGCGGCGGCGACGAGCTGGCCCGCATCTACGCCTCGCTCGACGTCTTCGTGCACACCGGCCCCTCGGAGACGTTCTGCCAGGCCGTGCAGGAGGCGCTCGCGTCGGGGCTGCCGGTGGTGGCTCCGGACGCGGGTGGCCCGCGCGACCTCGTGCTGCCCGGCCGCACCGGCTACCTCGTGCCACCGCGGCCCGACCACGCCGACGTCGACGATCCCGCGTCCGTGGCCGCCGACGCCCGGCTGCGCGCCGCCGTCCAGGCCCTCACCGACGACGCCCTGCGCCGCCGGTTCGGAGCGTCGGCCCGCAAGTCGGTGCTGCGCCGGACCTGGTCGACGGTGGGCGACGAGCTGCTGGCCCACTACCACGACGTCATCGGCCTGTCCGCGGCTCCGCGCGCCGCCGCGTAG
- a CDS encoding inositol monophosphatase family protein, with translation MSLQHETRRLPPADPGLLSRALEVAGRLANDAAEVITATAGRDRLIDTVKAHPFDWVTDTDRTLERHTRRVLAAEFPQVPVLGEEYGADDGVHSAPLRWVVDPVDGTANYVAGFPWCAYSLALVDAHGPVVGVIADPSRAQIYAAARGRGVRANGVPVRIAPRPVVGGLVCAELSLERAPGFTARATAAHTGVRVLGSAALAITQVALGHAVAAVLDRYREWDVAGALCLAAEAGAVVVDAQGNPDPLPAEDLIVAVPGAVDAVLGWWHHT, from the coding sequence ATGAGCCTCCAGCACGAGACGCGCCGCCTGCCGCCCGCGGACCCGGGGCTGCTCTCCCGCGCGCTGGAGGTGGCGGGGCGCCTGGCGAACGACGCCGCCGAGGTGATCACCGCGACGGCCGGGCGCGACCGGCTCATCGACACCGTGAAGGCCCACCCGTTCGACTGGGTCACCGACACCGACCGCACGCTGGAGCGGCACACCCGCCGCGTGCTGGCCGCGGAGTTCCCGCAGGTCCCGGTGCTGGGCGAGGAGTACGGCGCCGACGACGGGGTGCACTCGGCACCGCTGCGCTGGGTCGTCGACCCGGTGGACGGCACCGCCAACTACGTCGCCGGGTTCCCGTGGTGCGCCTACAGCCTGGCCCTGGTCGACGCGCACGGCCCGGTCGTCGGGGTGATCGCCGACCCCAGCCGCGCCCAGATCTACGCCGCCGCCCGCGGCCGGGGGGTCCGCGCGAACGGGGTGCCGGTGCGGATCGCTCCGCGCCCGGTGGTCGGGGGTCTGGTGTGCGCGGAGCTGTCGCTGGAGCGCGCGCCGGGGTTCACCGCGCGCGCCACCGCCGCGCACACCGGCGTCCGCGTGCTCGGGTCGGCCGCGCTGGCGATCACGCAGGTGGCGCTGGGGCACGCCGTCGCCGCCGTGCTGGACCGCTACCGCGAGTGGGACGTCGCCGGCGCGCTGTGCCTGGCCGCGGAGGCCGGTGCGGTCGTCGTCGACGCGCAGGGCAACCCCGACCCCCTCCCGGCCGAGGACCTGATCGTCGCGGTGCCCGGGGCGGTGGACGCGGTGCTGGGCTGGTGGCACCACACCTGA